A stretch of the Proteus sp. ZN5 genome encodes the following:
- a CDS encoding ShlB/FhaC/HecB family hemolysin secretion/activation protein — translation MKKIILFLNLWVFFTLFNTPISSADASEKATEIFNQQQQHNQSQQEALYQQLTPEIPNIYFDISKYEEEENKTEEKLCFQIEHIEITNAEVIPHWVNLPLFKTEFIGQCLGVKGINALVTRMQNRLLMHGWITTRIVVPEQDISRGTLYLTIVPGIIRNVKFTDDSDKYALLYTSMPAHKKQLLDLRDIEQGLENLQRLPVVNAEMEIKPGENAGESDIVIKRKQSRFWHTSLWINDAGTPATGRYQGGLMLALDNPLALSDLFYLSTERDLDFAGSKNNQNIMAHYSVPFGYWLFDINASKYDYSQTVAGHIKDILYSGESDSVNAGVSYILFRNQNSKTTLRYGVQAKVLRNYIDNTEIEIQRRRVSHWLVNLSHRQYFSFGTLDGSINYQKGTRWFGSMAAYEEKYLDNYYATDKANILTWRAELDIPISIAQQQFKYQASYRKQMTHDALTPIDQFAIGNRWSIRGFDGERTLSANEGWFLQNTLSWRYPATEQFIYLGADYGELKTNTDNPRLLGKHLAGGVVGIKGSLFSSTIKYDSFIGTPLSKPDGFKTDHVNLGFSINFNY, via the coding sequence ATGAAAAAAATTATACTCTTTTTAAATTTATGGGTGTTTTTTACGCTCTTTAATACTCCCATATCTTCAGCAGATGCTTCTGAAAAAGCGACGGAAATCTTTAATCAGCAACAACAGCATAATCAAAGTCAACAAGAAGCACTTTATCAACAATTAACACCTGAAATACCTAATATATATTTTGATATTAGTAAATATGAAGAAGAAGAGAATAAAACAGAAGAAAAGCTTTGCTTCCAAATAGAACACATTGAAATAACAAATGCCGAAGTTATTCCCCATTGGGTTAATTTACCTCTTTTTAAAACTGAATTTATAGGACAATGTTTGGGGGTAAAAGGAATAAACGCTTTAGTGACTCGTATGCAAAATAGGTTATTAATGCATGGGTGGATCACCACGCGTATTGTTGTACCTGAACAAGATATTAGTCGCGGAACTTTATATCTAACAATAGTTCCCGGCATTATTCGCAATGTTAAGTTTACAGATGACTCTGATAAATACGCCTTACTGTATACCAGTATGCCTGCACATAAAAAACAACTACTCGATTTACGAGATATTGAACAAGGGTTAGAAAATCTGCAACGATTACCGGTTGTTAATGCAGAAATGGAAATAAAGCCAGGTGAAAATGCAGGTGAAAGCGACATTGTGATAAAGCGAAAACAATCTCGTTTCTGGCATACTTCATTGTGGATAAATGATGCCGGAACACCTGCAACAGGGCGTTATCAAGGTGGTTTAATGTTAGCACTAGATAATCCTTTAGCGCTGAGTGATTTGTTCTATTTATCAACAGAACGTGATTTAGACTTTGCTGGTAGTAAGAATAATCAAAATATCATGGCGCATTATTCAGTGCCTTTTGGCTATTGGTTATTCGATATTAACGCCTCGAAATATGATTACTCCCAGACTGTAGCAGGTCATATTAAAGATATTCTCTATTCAGGAGAAAGTGATAGCGTTAATGCAGGTGTGTCATACATTCTCTTTCGTAATCAAAATAGTAAAACAACATTACGTTATGGTGTTCAAGCTAAAGTATTACGAAATTATATTGATAATACTGAAATTGAAATACAACGCCGACGAGTGAGTCATTGGCTAGTGAATCTCTCGCATCGTCAATATTTTAGCTTTGGGACTTTGGACGGTAGTATAAATTACCAAAAAGGAACTCGCTGGTTTGGTTCAATGGCGGCTTACGAAGAGAAGTATCTTGATAATTACTATGCAACAGATAAAGCGAATATTTTAACGTGGCGAGCTGAATTAGATATTCCAATATCTATTGCCCAACAGCAATTTAAATACCAAGCAAGCTATCGCAAACAAATGACTCACGATGCATTAACACCCATTGACCAATTTGCAATTGGTAATCGTTGGTCTATTCGTGGATTTGATGGTGAAAGAACACTCAGTGCAAATGAAGGTTGGTTTTTACAAAATACATTGAGTTGGCGATATCCTGCTACAGAACAGTTTATTTACCTTGGTGCGGACTATGGTGAGTTAAAAACAAATACGGATAATCCTCGATTATTAGGTAAACATCTTGCTGGTGGTGTTGTGGGTATAAAAGGTTCGTTATTTTCATCCACAATAAAATATGATTCATTTATTGGCACGCCATTATCTAAACCTGATGGCTTTAAAACGGATCATGTTAATTTGGGATTTAGTATTAATTTTAATTATTAA
- a CDS encoding APC family permease, whose protein sequence is MSDNVISSIGTNQTGANNRVQLRKTLTLMQVVMMGLAFLQPMTIFDTFGIVSGITNGHVATSYAIALIAILFTAVSYGKLVKRFPSAGSAYTYAQKSMSPYVGFMVGWSSLLDYLFMPMINILLAKIYLQAIFPGVEPWIFVFSLVALMTFFNLRGINVVANLNTAIVIVQVAVMVVFVGLLIHGVYNGEGAGELWTFRPFASVDAEVIPMITGATILCFSFLGFDGISTLSEETPNAGKVIPKAIFLTALIGGVIFIAVSYFLQLYFPDISRFKNPEESQPEIMLYVAGALFQSIILVFSCVTVLASGMAAHAGVARLLYVMGRDGVFPEKTFGYVHPKWRTPAFNVLLVGFLALGAVFFDLVTATALINFGALVAFTFVNLSVISQFYIRERRNKGLMDHINYLILPIIGAATMGVLWINLEPGSMELGLVWGAIGILYMVWITRRFRRPMPQMPEK, encoded by the coding sequence ATGTCAGATAACGTCATCTCCTCTATCGGCACTAACCAAACTGGTGCTAACAATCGGGTTCAACTACGTAAAACCTTGACACTAATGCAGGTAGTCATGATGGGGCTTGCTTTTTTACAGCCTATGACTATTTTCGATACATTTGGTATCGTTTCTGGCATTACCAATGGTCACGTAGCAACATCGTATGCAATTGCTTTAATTGCAATTTTATTTACCGCAGTAAGTTATGGAAAATTAGTTAAGCGTTTTCCATCAGCTGGCTCGGCGTATACCTATGCTCAGAAATCCATGAGTCCTTATGTGGGCTTTATGGTGGGTTGGTCATCCTTACTCGACTATTTATTTATGCCAATGATCAATATCTTATTGGCAAAGATCTATTTACAAGCAATATTCCCAGGCGTTGAGCCGTGGATCTTTGTATTTAGCTTAGTGGCTTTAATGACGTTCTTTAACCTACGTGGTATTAACGTTGTTGCTAACTTAAATACAGCAATTGTTATTGTGCAAGTTGCCGTAATGGTTGTGTTTGTTGGATTACTTATTCACGGTGTATATAACGGAGAAGGTGCAGGGGAGTTATGGACCTTTAGACCGTTTGCATCTGTTGATGCTGAAGTTATACCTATGATAACCGGAGCGACAATACTCTGTTTCTCATTCTTAGGTTTTGACGGTATCAGTACATTATCAGAAGAGACACCAAATGCAGGTAAAGTTATCCCTAAAGCGATTTTCTTAACTGCGCTGATTGGTGGGGTTATCTTTATTGCCGTTTCTTACTTTTTGCAATTGTATTTCCCAGATATTTCACGATTCAAAAACCCAGAAGAGTCACAACCTGAAATAATGCTGTATGTTGCTGGTGCTTTATTCCAGTCGATTATTTTAGTGTTCTCATGTGTGACTGTATTAGCATCCGGTATGGCGGCTCACGCAGGTGTTGCGCGTTTACTTTATGTTATGGGTCGTGATGGCGTATTCCCAGAGAAGACATTTGGTTACGTACATCCTAAATGGCGTACACCGGCTTTTAACGTGCTATTGGTGGGTTTCTTAGCGTTAGGTGCAGTGTTCTTTGACTTAGTGACTGCAACTGCATTAATTAACTTTGGTGCGTTAGTTGCGTTTACTTTCGTGAATCTGTCTGTTATTTCACAATTCTATATTCGTGAGCGTCGTAATAAAGGGTTAATGGATCATATTAATTACCTGATATTACCTATTATTGGTGCTGCGACAATGGGGGTCTTGTGGATAAATCTTGAACCAGGCTCTATGGAATTAGGCCTTGTTTGGGGAGCAATTGGTATACTTTATATGGTGTGGATCACGCGTCGTTTCCGTCGACCAATGCCACAAATGCCAGAAAAGTAA